Genomic DNA from Heteronotia binoei isolate CCM8104 ecotype False Entrance Well chromosome 8, APGP_CSIRO_Hbin_v1, whole genome shotgun sequence:
ttaaaaattggttaaggGGCACACAGGTAGGTAGCCTCGCCtaggtaccaaaaagcctggcaccagccatGCACAGACGCTTAACATAATCTTCTCTGCTGAAAGCTGAAGAGGTACTATGATCAGAAGACCTAGTTACACAGCCATAGTGGCAGCTTCCTTGCTCACTGAGAATGGGCATGCATAGAAGCTGCAATTTTGTGTGTTGTCTTTCAACCCTCATTTGACATCTGTGTCGAATGGACTATTTATTGGTTACTATGTGTGGACACTATGTACAGATCTTTAATTTCTAAAATAAGAAAATATTAAGATGTAATGAATTCTCCTATTTATATCCCACAGCATAAGTTTCATGTAAACACAGCTCCTCATCTTGAATCATGAAAAGAAACTAAAGTTCTTTTGGTTGTGGTTAAATGTGGTTTATGTGTCATAGATTGCCTTAAGATTTTTTCATATGTACCTGTCATGCAGATCTCTTTCTACCAAACTTCTTTAAATGTTAATGCCATTATTTTCATATGCATCTGTACCTGTGACTCCTTCAGACccagactgagagccagtttctTCCTATCTGTTTTGCTGATGTATTTCTGTTTCTGAAACATTTTCTCCAAAGCTTTTCTCTGATCTTCAGAAAAGACAGCCCTTCTTAAAATCCCTCTTCGGGATCTGGAATCCTGGGTTAGAAGAGGCAGAACATTTTCCTGTCCTAAAGCAAAAGAAAGATCGTAACATTCCACCAGTCTTAACCTGTTTAGCCAAGGTTTAAAACGACAACATCTCGGCAAGTCCAACCTTTGACTCCTCTATAACACTATGCACATATTGGTGAAACATAAGAACCATTATCCATCAGCATCACACATGAAAAGTTTGGAGGCAGTCTAATGCATAGTAGTTCAATATCCAACAATTAAATAATAGTCTATAAATACAAAATCCTATGTTCATATGGTTAGACACCAAGGGGACTGACATTCCTGGCCACAGTTTGTTGATGGAGAGAAAGATACCCATCATGCACTTTGATCAATTCAAATTACTCCACTAAAAGGGAAAACTAAATTGTTTTAAGAAAGAAAACATAACTGGTTATGTTAGAGTCTGAGAAGTGAACCCCACTAACATATCAGGTTAAAAACTAATCCAGCATTTTTGCAGCATGACAAGCGGTCTGATCAGGACAGTGAAATCtacaattcccccctcccattttgatCCACTTTAAATAGAATAAGCTTACACACAGGGCACAATGGTTATGTCAAGACGAATGAATTGCAGCAAGCTTGCAGTCCATCAGCTGAACTGCCACACTTGAATGCCATAATGCCATGCGGACAAAAACACTAATATGGCACCAAATACTttctggagggggaaaaagctccttcccttcctcttctagTATATGGTGATAAATGTTGCCTTAATCTGTGGAACAATCTTCATTTGCCTTTGTGGCAGAGACCACCTTGAAGGGGCAAGGAAAGGCTTTCGTCATGGTTTCAATTTTTCCATGCCATTCAATATACTCTAGTTAAAAGGACAATTAATAGGTCACTTCCAAAATAGTAGTGTATCAGTCCTGGTTAATAAACAATTGCTGCAGTTGATAATGGTCCCAGTGTATTCAATCCATCCCTGTGTGCGCTCAGCTCAGCTCACTAAATCCCTTTTCAGGTAGACAGGGTTATATGGGAAGATGAGCTAGAATGAGTCTATAAAAGTCAGTTTAATTCGCTGCTTTATTTTTCAGTCAAATGCTTTAAATGGTGTCCAAAAAATCCTTACGTAATGTGAGACAGGAGAAAAGATGGGTGCACTGAGCATTGCTTTATGGATAGACAAAAGAGCAACTGACCCTTGGTCAGGCCTTTTCAGCCCAAAATGGTTCCTAAAGTTCATCTTCACAGTGAAAAACTGTGGTGAGGTCGCGTGTGGATGAGTAAAGAGAAAGTGGTGATTGGTCATGGCTCTGTTACCCATTGTAAGATCGCCAGGCCCATGTGAAATGCTCTGTGGGAAAGTGTCAGCCCCCTAAAGAGGGGCACAGAAACTTGCAGCTCATTAAACTGCCAGCATTTGCTGCCTCACTTGTCAAGAATCATTCGACTTAGCAACTGGCCTTCTGAAACATTCATAAAGAAGCCCATCCTCATCCCCATCCCCAACCACAGTCACAACAGCCACTGAAAGTTCTTGTTGTCAGTTAATACTTGGGCCATGATTTGTTCCAATAACGTTTATTCAGACTTTGCTTTATAACCTTTCAAGAACATCAAAGCAGTTTCTCAGTTACTGCGATGCCAAATATACTTCCTCAGGACAACCCTCACACTATCACATCAAAGAGTTTTCTTTGACATGAGAACTGCAATGTTTGGGCTCCTGGCACTCTGGTCCAAAATGGATATCCTGGAAGTGAATTGTACCACCAAAATCAATCAGAATTGTGACTAGAAAATATATTTCAGATGGGGAATGAGCTTTGCTTCTAAGTCAAGGGTGTTTATAGGTTTGATCCCTTGAATCTAGGATCAGTCTCTATGTATCTTTCTGACATTTTGCAGCCCTCACACAGAGTTGTATTAACTTTCATATGAGGAGCAGTTATCTAAAATGGACCCCATATGGAAGTCATCAAAACTACCTTGCAAGAGAAAACACATGAAAAGATGACATAAGTTTTACAATTATCACAGTGGAACAGTTTTAGACAGACACACATCACATACTGATATGGGTAGTCTGTGTGTAGTGATAGTACAGAAAGGAACATACAGCTCAGTGTGAAATAATATTATGCATAACATTTGTTTAGGGACAGGCTAGACTTTATAGCAGTAACCTGTTGTATTGAATCAACTCTGACTTCATATAAAGCAGGGGGTTAGGAAGGAGCTACAATTACACCATCCGGGTTTTCTCCTCCAAAACTGATTTGTGTTGTTTTTCTCTTACTGAGGAATCCAAGTTGAGAATGTCCAAAACATGGTCTCCTTGGGCCAAAGTATCCTCCCACCTCCATATTACcccagaaaagaacaagttcagtttctccctttcccctcccccatttaagaTCCTGTTCACATTTGAAATGTGTTGGGGTGCTGATATTTATTGGAGTGCCACACATTGGCTTGGGGGCCACTCCAGTGACAGGAGCCCTGGAGGTATTGTTTCTCTGTACCTTACTCAGCTCCTCAATGCTAGTACTTTGTTGCCGGCAGGAATCTGCCatcatttattttactttatagttcacctttctcatTGAGGCTCAAGGGCCTTGAGTCAAAATGGATTACGCAGTGTACATCAATGCAATCAATGGGATGATGCATCTTAATAAGAAACATGATAGGACTCGGATTGCAGACATTTGAAACAAAGCTGTGGCCTAAACAAAGTGTAAGTATTAAATCATGACATATGTAATAAATAACACACTCTGCACTGGAAcacagtttgagttcagtggtatttttaagaccaacaaaatttaattctgggtataagatttAGTGTACAgacacacttctttagatatctGGGTGGGTCTTAATGCCCCTCTAGTGCCCTGCCACACTAGCTTGATGAATGCCATTAACACTAAGATTAGAAATAAGCTAGATTTTAATAGAAGTTTTACAGGATATAATTTACCTACAGGATAtaatttacctccatgccacaaAAAACTTTAGATGCCCATTTCCTCACATGAAAGAGACattaattttgttctccaagcCTGCTGGGGACTGTAACCCAGGTTTTAAGGCTCATAATGATCCCTTCTAAGAGGGAGAAAGATACAATGGGGAGAGAAGGAATTTTGAGAAAGAAGCATAATTGGAGGAGAGTTTAACTATCCCTCCCACTTCCCCATGGACCACTTGAAGcggctttcacacatgctatttTCTATAGATCTGGCACGAATCAACTCAGACTGTGTCACCATACTGTTATTTTTCAAAGTTAGATGAAACTGAAATCTATTTTAATAGATCCATAAtgacacacacattcacaaaacAGCTGTAACAAGATATAAAAGTGAACTGCGTGAAAGTTAAGCTGACTGAAAATGTTGTACTAATTTCAATGGGGTTAATTAAGAACATGCATAGTTTCCCCCTTTGAAATGAAAGGATGATTCACCTACTGAAATCTATATCACGCTATGAAAATTTAAAATacagaaaatatatattttcaaaaaCTAAGTGCTGATGTTTTCCCCAAATCAATGCTATTCCtggcaggtgtttttttttttctttcttaaaggAACTCCTATTTGCATGAGACCTCTGATTTGGTTCTTGAAAACCAACTATGGATCTGAAGCAGCTTTCCTTGGCTGGCACTTTCTACTCAATGGCGTTTGAAATCTCTTGCAATTATCCACATACTTAAGTCTGATAAATCTTTGAAAAACGTCATGAATGGGATGGCTGtagttcccccacccacccaggcaTTAGCTCCTTGCCATTGCACCAATTAGTCTTTTTTCCACCAGAGCACATTAAATCCTGCTGCTTTGGTTTACAGGATAACTCAAGCATTACTGATGAAGCACAAAAACTTACTTGGAAAAGCAGTGGGGGAGGCAGGATGTTGACAGGACCCACCACAGCATGCCGAATAGACCAGCGGGGACCATAGGAAAAAGTGCTTCGGGAGAGCTGCAAACAGAGCATGGAGTCCATTGAACGGTTTGCTCTCTACAGGTGCCATAGAAATCCATTAAAGACATTAAGCATTTTATGATCAGTTTTAAGGAAACAGGAGTATATCTATTTGAGGTCCTTCACTTTTTCTAAAACAAAAGTACTAGTAAAGTATGAATCAAACTCTGCTTTATATAACTGATGACTTAAGCAATAGCAAATTGAATCATGATGGCATGCTTATTTAAAGGGTGTTAGTTTAACAACTGCACACTGTTTGAGTTGAGGACTATGTAAACTTCCAATAAAGTACGTTCTGGAACACAGGCTTATGTCATCCTAAATTTTAAATTGAAATGTAAAGGATTTCAAGGAGAAGCTGAATAACTGACAGCTTCTGTAAAGGAAAGATACTTTCCCTTAAGATGATTTTGCTGGTCTTAACTTCTCTAAAATATCAACGTTACAAATCAACAAATTTAAACATCCCATCCAACCATATATTAAAACCTCTTTTTCAGAGCCGCTGGGTGCATTTGAAACCTAATAACTTACCAAAAAgctgtctctttcacacacacagacacccaaTGTTTTAGCCTACTCTTCTACCAAGGGGCTCAGGCTAGTTCTAAGTACATTCACCTGGGGAAAGGACAGATGCTGATAAAACAATTATTTGAATGCAAACCATTTGTGCACCATGACTCACCAGGAAGATCAGGTTGTTTTTCTCTATGGAATTGCAAACTTTTGAGGAGCTTTTCACAAGATTGCATAGAGATCTGCAGAACACAAAGAACTTCCTGCTAAGAAACTGAAATGACCTCAGTTCTTTTATTCTCTATGTTTAGGAATCGCTATGATTTTCTATTCCTCTTGATTCTGGAGAAGTATGCCAAACTAGGACTAggacatagggtggccagaccgtcccggttgcccgggactttcccgtTTTTGGCCCCTGTTtcccgcctcccgccctggctataccgggaccattaaaacgtcccggtttagccaggtggccgcgggcgcgggcggggaaggctgcCAGTAAGGGAGCCggtgtccctgcgcgtgcgcagggggggtggcgggctctgcgcatgcctAGCAGCACTGTATCAGCCGCTGCTGCGCgcctcccgcccgcccgccggaagGGAGGCCATCCACTAGCTAAGGTAAGgtaagccttccttcctcccttctctccctcgccCAGGACGccgcccgccgccgtcccgttcacCTCATTGGGGGtcgcgcctgccggctgcggcctccgatgagctccccccccccacccacggccttccctttcccccttcccgccgcccgccgccgtcccgttcagctcatcgggggtcgcggcctgccggctgcggcctccgatgagctcccccacccacggccttccctttcccccttcccgccgcccgccgccgtcccgttc
This window encodes:
- the DBX2 gene encoding homeobox protein DBX2 translates to MAPVESKPFNGLHALFAALPKHFFLWSPLVYSACCGGSCQHPASPTAFPRQENVLPLLTQDSRSRRGILRRAVFSEDQRKALEKMFQKQKYISKTDRKKLALSLGLKESQVKIWFQNRRMKWRNFKEKEVLSNRCLPEEGLQGIYLSKSSLNFIPSSCSAWQMSQQQTRPRWQNLPEQPDRLNSRSISRPPPRPNSSSGTLFFYQEKETMDKAIIS